A stretch of Leucobacter aridicollis DNA encodes these proteins:
- a CDS encoding M23 family metallopeptidase → MAAPAVAVKVAVHAAQSKTGRNIILGVLAVVLTIIMLPFILIGATVAGAIAEADTGTEEITPPGVVGEVPVVGDWASPVASYVITTEWWGYYGHTGMDLAAPQETPIYAASSGTVTATHWAGQDSYGWHIVISHAGGLSTLYGHMVRPTTLQVGQKVKAGQHIGYVGSTGNSTGPHLHFETLVNGVPTDPRPVMFARGINL, encoded by the coding sequence ATGGCAGCGCCAGCAGTAGCGGTCAAGGTCGCAGTCCATGCTGCGCAAAGCAAGACCGGCCGCAACATCATCCTTGGCGTGCTGGCGGTCGTCCTCACGATCATCATGCTGCCGTTTATCCTCATCGGTGCCACTGTCGCTGGAGCGATCGCGGAGGCCGACACTGGCACTGAGGAGATCACTCCCCCGGGTGTGGTTGGTGAGGTGCCTGTCGTTGGGGACTGGGCGTCACCGGTGGCGTCTTACGTCATCACGACCGAGTGGTGGGGGTACTACGGGCATACCGGCATGGATCTTGCTGCCCCGCAGGAGACACCGATCTATGCGGCTTCTTCTGGGACCGTGACGGCGACGCATTGGGCTGGGCAAGATAGTTACGGCTGGCACATCGTGATCTCACACGCCGGCGGGCTCTCAACTCTGTACGGTCACATGGTGAGGCCAACCACGTTGCAGGTCGGGCAGAAAGTGAAGGCCGGCCAACACATCGGCTACGTGGGTAGTACGGGAAACTCCACTGGCCCGCATCTTCATTTTGAGACGCTCGTGAATGGGGTCCCGACCGACCCGCGGCCGGTCATGTTCGCTCGAGGTATCAATTTGTAG